The region ACTGATGCCCGCCGCGCACGCCCTGCACCTCGCGCGGCGCGACGGGCACATCCACCACCTCATCGAACGCCTCATCCCCGACGACCCCCAGGCGGCCTTGCAGGAACTCAGCACCCGCAGACTGCCCCTGCGCGACGTCCACGCGGCCTTCACGGCGGCCGGGCACGCGGACGCGCTGCTGCGCCACGCCGAGACGAACCCGAAGCTACCCGGCGCCCGCCTGTACCTGTTCGAGCAGTACCGCGCCTCGGGCCGCCAGGGCGACGCCCGCCGGGTGGCGCTGGACGCCCTGACCGGAAAGGGCCGCGCCACGTTGGTCACGGACCAGCACGACGCCAACTTCATCCTGTACCGGGTCGGCCCCGACGGACCCGAGCAGGTCGATCCGGTCCATTCCTGGGTGGACCGCTACCGCGAGGTCAGCCTCGACTGGGCCACCGACCTGCAGGAACTCGTGACTGCCTGGCGGGGCGACCCCAACCGCCTCGCGACCCTGATCAACCTGCTGCTCGACGCCGGGCAGAACGCGCAGGCCGCGCAGGTCATGGGCCGGTGTGACCCGCTGAAGATCCTGGCTGGCCCGCTCGCCGTCCGCTACGCCCTGGCTCTCCCCGGCGCGGAAGCCACGCCGCTGATCCTGAAACTGGTGACGCACGCCGTCGCCCAGGGCAACCGCGACGGGTACCGGGCCGCCGCCACGATGCTTCGGCAGGCCAGCGCCGTCATCGGCGCCGAGGAAGCCCGCAGCGCCGCCGCGCTCCTGCGCGCCGAGCACCCGCGCCGCCGCTCGCTGCACGCCGAACTCGGCAACGCTGGATTCTGACAGCGGTTTCCAGTTCCATTGAAGGGCCAACACCACGCCCTTCAATTCCACTTCCAACCGCCGGTGTTGTCAGGTGCTCGCTCTGCTTCGCAGCTCTGCGAGTCCGCTCGTTCAGGAGATTGAAGGTGCCCCTCAATACTCCTGAATTCTGCTGTGAGGGCCGGATTCCGAACGCCCGTTTTTAGACAACCTGCCCGCCCCGCCTGAAGCGGCGCTTACGCTGGGGCCATGACCGCGTTCAGCCTTCTTCTTACCCGTCCTCCGGTGGAGTGAACGGCGCGGAAGTCGATGCCTGAACCCCCCGGAGGACGAAAGCCTCCGGGGTTTTTCATTGCCCACCCACCCGCCACCAGGAGCCGCCCATGACCACCGAAACCAACCGCATCCGCATCTTCGACACCACCCTGCGCGACGGCGAGCAGAGCCCCGGCGTGGCCCTGAATCACACCCAGAAACTGGAGATCGCCCACCAGCTCGCCCGCATGGGCGTGGACGTCATCGAGGCCGGCTTCCCCATCGCCAGCCCCGGCGACCTGGAAGGCGTGAGCCGCATCGCCCGCGAGGTGCGCGGGCCGATCATCACCGGCCTGGCCCGCGCCGCCCGCCCCGACATCGAAGCCGCCGCGAAAGCCGTCGAGGCCGCCGAGAAACCCCGCATCCACACGTTCATCGCCACCAGCCCCATCCACATGGCGAAAAAACTCCAGCTGGAACCCGACGCGGTCGTCGAACGCGCCATCCAGGCCGTCACCTACGCCCGCTCCTTCGTGGACGACGTGGAATTCAGCGCCGAGGACGCCACCCGCAGCGACACCGCCTTCCTGATCCGCATCTTCAAGGCGGCCGTGGAGGCCGGGGCGACCACCATCAACATTCCCGACACCGTCGGCTACACCACCCCCGAGGAGATCCGCGCGCTGTTCGCCGAGATCCGCGCGGCGCTGCCCGCCCACGTCATCCTCAGCGCCCACTGCCACGACGACCTGGGCATGGCGGTCGCGAACTCCATCGCCGCCGCGCAGGGCGGCGCCCGGCAGATCGAATGCACCATCAACGGCATCGGTGAGCGCGCCGGGAACGCCAGCCTGGAAGAACTCGTCATGGCCTTCCACACCCGCCGCGACCACTACGGCTTCGAGACCGGTATCCGCACCCGCGAGCTGTACCGCGCGTCACGCATGGTCAGCCGCCTGAGCGGCATGCCCGTCCAGCCGAACAAGGCCGTCGTGGGCGACAACGCCTTCGCGCACGAGAGCGGCATCCACCAGGACGGCGTCATCAAGGCCCGCGAAACGTACGAGATCATGAACGCCGAACTCGTCGGCCGCGAAGCCGCCGTCCTGGTGATGGGCAAACACAGTGGCCGCGCCGCGTTCCGCAAGGCCCTGAACGACCTGGGCTACACCGACCTGACCGACGACAAGGTCCAGCACCTGTTCGGCCGCTTCAAGGACCTCGCCGACCGCAAGGGCCAGATCTACGCCGACGACCTGCGCGCCCTCGTCGAGGCCCGCAGCGACGTCCCGCAGACCTTCACCCTGGAAGGCTTCCAGATCACCAGCGGCATGAACATGACCCCCGTGGCCTTCGTGCGCCTCCAGACCCCGGACGGCGCCGTCGAGGCCACCGCCCACGGCGACGGCCCCGTCGAGGCCGCGTTCCAGGCCATCAACCGCATCACCGGCCTGAACCCCGAACTGGAAAGCTACCGCATCCAGGCCGTCACCAAGGGCGGCGACGCGCTGGGCGAGGTGAACATCGGCGCCCGCCACGGCGAGACCACCCTGCACGGCAGCGGCGTCGCCACCGACGTCGTCGAGGCCAGCGCCCGCGCCTGGGTGCGCATCCACAACATGGTCGTCGCCGGGATGGGCACCGAACGCCGCCAGGGCGAATTCGCCCCCGGCCGCATTTAAAGTCGATAGATGATGGGTCTGCCGCCACGCGGCTGATGGACAGGGAGGCTGGGCAGACCGGCCTCCTCCGCTTTTGAAGGAGGCCGCATGATCCTGGAAATCGCCCTGCTGCAGGTCCGCCCCGGCCAGACGACCGAGTTCGAGGCGGCGTTCGCTCAGGCGCAGCCCATCATCGCGGGGATGCCCGGGTACGTCCGGCATGAGCTTCACCACTGCCTGGAGGACGACCACC is a window of Deinococcus grandis DNA encoding:
- a CDS encoding 2-isopropylmalate synthase, with the protein product MTTETNRIRIFDTTLRDGEQSPGVALNHTQKLEIAHQLARMGVDVIEAGFPIASPGDLEGVSRIAREVRGPIITGLARAARPDIEAAAKAVEAAEKPRIHTFIATSPIHMAKKLQLEPDAVVERAIQAVTYARSFVDDVEFSAEDATRSDTAFLIRIFKAAVEAGATTINIPDTVGYTTPEEIRALFAEIRAALPAHVILSAHCHDDLGMAVANSIAAAQGGARQIECTINGIGERAGNASLEELVMAFHTRRDHYGFETGIRTRELYRASRMVSRLSGMPVQPNKAVVGDNAFAHESGIHQDGVIKARETYEIMNAELVGREAAVLVMGKHSGRAAFRKALNDLGYTDLTDDKVQHLFGRFKDLADRKGQIYADDLRALVEARSDVPQTFTLEGFQITSGMNMTPVAFVRLQTPDGAVEATAHGDGPVEAAFQAINRITGLNPELESYRIQAVTKGGDALGEVNIGARHGETTLHGSGVATDVVEASARAWVRIHNMVVAGMGTERRQGEFAPGRI